The genomic segment CATAAGTTTAATGGATCGATACCAGTTTGAAACGAAACTTTGGGCAGAAGGATATAAACGAGTTATGGGATTGGATGAAGTGGGGCGAGGGTGTCTGTGCGGTCCTGTGGTTGCGGCCGGTGTAATTTTAGAACCTTCATCAAAACTCAGCGAAGATGTTGCGGATAGCAAATCAATTGATGAGCCCACAAGAGTTCGGTTGGTTGAAGAGATTAAAGCCAAGGCACTTTTTTGGACCGTTCAGCAGTGTTCGGCCCGGGAAATCGATGAGATCAATATTTTAAAAGCCTCCATTCGTGCCATGATTCGTTGCTCAGAGGTTGAGGAAGCTAATCCAGATTATTTGCTGGTGGATGGAAATCGTTTTACATCTTCTGTGATTCCACATAGTTGTATCATAAAAG from the Balneolaceae bacterium genome contains:
- a CDS encoding ribonuclease HII, which codes for MDRYQFETKLWAEGYKRVMGLDEVGRGCLCGPVVAAGVILEPSSKLSEDVADSKSIDEPTRVRLVEEIKAKALFWTVQQCSAREIDEINILKASIRAMIRCSEVEEANPDYLLVDGNRFTSSVIPHSCIIKGDDKSVSIAAASILAKVHRDQLMRKLHDEYPCFGWKTNVGYPTKEHFEGLKNHGYTRHHRRSFKLRTEKIYQESKS